In a single window of the Atlantibacter hermannii genome:
- the yjjZ gene encoding protein: MLQRALESGWGIVVPGLIVALLAFNGLTFEQWRGVVVLALLATSAMLYHKRLRHFVLLPSCVALISGLMLVALNLRGY, from the coding sequence GTGTTGCAACGAGCGTTGGAAAGTGGATGGGGGATCGTGGTGCCGGGCCTGATCGTCGCGTTACTGGCGTTTAACGGATTAACCTTCGAACAATGGCGGGGCGTTGTCGTACTGGCATTGCTGGCGACATCCGCCATGCTGTACCACAAACGTTTACGTCACTTCGTGTTGTTACCGTCATGCGTAGCACTGATCAGCGGATTAATGCTGGTGGCGTTAAATTTACGAGGGTATTAA
- the rsmC gene encoding ribosomal RNA small subunit methyltransferase C, with amino-acid sequence MSAFTPASEVLLRHSDDFAESRVLFAGDLQDDLPARFETASSRAFTQFYHHWQTLSQSMGDNAQYGLTVNADFIADSDTLIYYWPKNKPEAQFQLMNLLSLLPTGCDVFVVGENRSGVRSAEQILADICPLTKIDSARRCGLYHGRLEKQPSFDPEAWWGEYQLNGLTIKTLPGVFSRDGLDVGSQLLLSTFTPHTKGKVLDVGCGTGVLSVMLASHSPKVRLTLTDVGASAVEAAKATLAANGIEGQVLASNVYSDVNGRFDMIISNPPFHDGMQTSLDAAQQLIRGAVRHLNIGGELRIVANAFLPYPNVLDEAFGNHEVLAQTGRFKVYRAVMGRGAKKR; translated from the coding sequence ATGTCTGCTTTTACCCCGGCAAGCGAAGTCTTGCTGCGCCACAGTGATGATTTTGCCGAAAGCCGCGTGCTGTTCGCCGGAGATCTTCAGGACGACCTGCCCGCCCGGTTTGAAACCGCATCCAGTCGCGCTTTCACGCAATTTTATCACCACTGGCAGACGCTCTCTCAGTCGATGGGCGACAACGCCCAATACGGCCTGACCGTGAATGCCGATTTCATTGCCGACAGCGATACGCTGATTTACTACTGGCCGAAGAATAAACCGGAAGCCCAGTTCCAGCTGATGAACCTGCTGTCGCTGCTGCCGACTGGCTGCGATGTGTTTGTGGTGGGCGAGAACCGCAGCGGCGTGCGCAGCGCCGAGCAAATTCTTGCTGACATTTGCCCCCTCACTAAAATCGACAGCGCACGCCGTTGCGGGTTGTATCATGGCCGTCTGGAAAAACAGCCGAGCTTTGACCCTGAGGCATGGTGGGGTGAGTATCAGCTCAACGGACTGACCATTAAAACGCTGCCGGGCGTGTTCAGCCGCGATGGGCTGGATGTGGGTAGCCAACTGCTGCTCTCTACCTTTACGCCGCACACCAAAGGCAAAGTGCTGGACGTAGGCTGCGGCACGGGCGTGCTGTCAGTGATGCTGGCGAGCCATTCTCCGAAAGTGCGCTTGACCTTAACTGATGTCGGCGCGTCTGCGGTTGAAGCGGCGAAAGCCACGCTGGCCGCCAACGGGATAGAAGGTCAGGTACTGGCCAGTAACGTCTATTCCGATGTGAATGGCCGCTTCGATATGATCATCTCAAACCCGCCCTTCCACGATGGGATGCAAACCAGCCTCGATGCCGCGCAGCAGTTGATTCGCGGCGCGGTGCGCCATTTGAATATTGGTGGTGAATTGCGCATCGTGGCGAATGCGTTTCTGCCTTATCCGAATGTGCTGGATGAAGCATTCGGCAACCATGAAGTGCTGGCGCAAACCGGGCGTTTTAAGGTCTATCGCGCCGTGATGGGACGCGGTGCGAAGAAGCGCTAA
- the holD gene encoding DNA polymerase III subunit psi: MTSRRDWQLQQLGITQWVLRRPTALQGEIAISLPAHVRLVMVAELLPALTTPLIRDLLLALGVTPDQVLPLTPDRVEMLPPDSQCLSIWLGVEPLTSLAGTALHTLTLDALRQDPAARAALWQQICEHEHDLFTHKQ; encoded by the coding sequence ATGACATCCCGACGCGACTGGCAATTACAGCAACTGGGCATCACCCAGTGGGTACTGCGTCGTCCGACGGCGTTGCAGGGCGAAATTGCGATTTCGCTGCCAGCGCATGTTCGTCTGGTGATGGTCGCGGAACTACTGCCGGCGCTCACGACGCCACTTATCCGCGATTTGCTGCTCGCACTGGGCGTCACACCCGATCAGGTTTTGCCGCTGACGCCGGATCGTGTGGAAATGCTGCCGCCCGATAGCCAGTGCCTGAGTATCTGGCTCGGCGTAGAACCTCTGACCTCACTGGCAGGCACCGCATTACACACGCTAACGCTGGATGCGCTGCGCCAGGACCCTGCGGCGCGGGCCGCCTTATGGCAACAAATTTGCGAACATGAACACGATCTCTTTACTCACAAGCAGTGA